A window from Micromonospora profundi encodes these proteins:
- a CDS encoding ThuA domain-containing protein, with the protein MRRKTLIMGMIASLMLVLGLAPPASAAPAFRALLFTKTAGYRHDSIPAGISMFQQQAAANNFELVQTEDASVFTPANLATFDVVIMFQTSGMVWTSAAQRQAIEGYLASGKGIVGVHNATDMGIEAEYPWWDQTVNGGAHMPEHSPGVLPGTAIVADKQHPSTVGLPDRWNRSEEWYNFDTNPRGNVHVLVTADERTYNPGSRAMGPDHPISWCRNAGGGRVWATAMGHASESYSETNFRNHVLGGVKWAAGNLPGDCGGTVWGNFEKRTLDDNTVDPMAMAVAPDGRVIYVQRGGQVKIFKPSTNSTVTAGTLSVYTGGEDGLTGMALDPNFASNGYVYLYHSPASSSTDVNRVSRYTLTGDTLNLSSEARIIDIPAYRDRTFPEPGHTGGYIEFGPDGNLYIGTGDDTPPNLDPNWQGYAPLDWRSGKSNLDAARTAGNTNDLRGKLLRIRPQASGGYTIPTGNLYAQGTAQTKPEIYAMGFRNPFRFSIDAATGWVYLADYGPDRNPPTTNRGPEGLVELNVIKAPGNYGWPFCHGDNQPYAPFNPDTGVVGAKFNCSAPVNNSPNNTGLTSLRPVVAPNLWYGYGTSPTFPELGSGGSAPMGGPVYRYDAANPSATKFPPYYDGVHFFYEWSRSYIKEVHFDSATAVTRTNPFLPTARFNKPMDMEFGKDGSLYLLEWGTNFGGGNSDSGLYRIDYIQGGRSPIAKATGTPTSGSAPLTVQFSSAGTADPDPGNTLSYQWTFGDGTTSTAANPSKVYTSNGNYTAQLKVTDNTGKTGFANVQITVGNSAPVVTITTPPNGGMLTFGDKVSYQITVTDPDGGTVDCSKVVLNPALGHDDHAHETTEYPGCSGTISTDLLGGHPDGANLFYVLNARYTDNGGAGGAAPLTGTAQVILQPKHKQAEYYSSQSGVRVVEQSAAESGKRVGDISNNDWIAFNPMSLSGITNVSYRLSSPSGGGTIELRAGSPTGTLLATTTVPSTGGWDNYQSTAPVSVAALGGTQTLYMVFKGSGNNWFDLDAYTFGGAGVGVPGSGTGVAGKTWTLTAQHSGKLMDVSGVSTADGAQITQWAATGGNNQKWQAVDAGSGAVYLKAVHSGKCLDIVGGSTAQGAFLQQSTCSNANQQKFLVTATATTGVYTVKSVPSGLCVDVNGASTADGARLLQWGCHTAANQQWRFTAV; encoded by the coding sequence ATGCGTCGCAAGACATTGATCATGGGCATGATCGCCAGCCTGATGCTGGTGCTCGGCCTCGCCCCGCCAGCGTCGGCGGCCCCGGCCTTCCGCGCCCTGTTGTTCACAAAGACCGCCGGTTACCGGCACGACTCGATCCCCGCCGGGATCAGCATGTTCCAGCAGCAGGCGGCCGCCAACAACTTCGAACTGGTGCAGACCGAGGACGCGAGCGTCTTCACGCCCGCCAACCTGGCCACGTTCGACGTCGTCATCATGTTCCAGACCTCGGGGATGGTCTGGACCTCGGCCGCCCAACGCCAGGCCATCGAGGGCTACCTCGCCAGCGGCAAGGGCATCGTCGGCGTCCACAACGCCACCGACATGGGCATCGAGGCCGAGTACCCGTGGTGGGACCAGACCGTCAACGGCGGCGCCCACATGCCTGAGCACTCCCCCGGCGTGCTGCCCGGCACCGCCATCGTCGCCGACAAGCAGCACCCGTCGACGGTCGGCCTGCCGGATCGCTGGAACCGCAGCGAGGAGTGGTACAACTTCGACACCAACCCGCGCGGCAACGTGCACGTCCTGGTGACCGCCGACGAGCGCACGTACAACCCGGGTTCCCGCGCGATGGGCCCGGACCACCCGATCTCCTGGTGCCGCAACGCCGGCGGCGGGCGTGTGTGGGCCACCGCGATGGGCCACGCCAGCGAGTCCTACAGCGAGACGAACTTCCGCAACCACGTCCTCGGTGGCGTGAAGTGGGCCGCCGGCAACCTGCCCGGCGACTGCGGCGGAACCGTCTGGGGCAACTTCGAGAAGCGCACCCTCGACGACAACACCGTCGACCCCATGGCCATGGCCGTGGCACCGGACGGCCGCGTCATCTACGTCCAGCGCGGCGGTCAGGTGAAGATCTTCAAGCCGTCCACGAACAGCACAGTTACCGCGGGGACGCTGAGCGTCTACACCGGAGGCGAGGACGGGCTCACCGGCATGGCGTTGGACCCCAACTTCGCCAGCAACGGGTACGTGTACCTGTACCACTCACCGGCGAGCAGCAGCACAGACGTCAACCGCGTCTCCCGCTACACGCTCACCGGCGACACATTGAACCTGTCCAGTGAGGCGCGGATCATCGACATCCCCGCGTACCGGGACCGCACCTTCCCCGAACCCGGCCACACGGGTGGCTACATCGAGTTCGGTCCGGACGGCAACCTCTACATCGGCACCGGCGATGACACGCCGCCGAACCTGGACCCCAACTGGCAGGGCTACGCTCCGCTGGACTGGCGCTCGGGCAAGTCCAACCTCGACGCGGCCCGCACCGCCGGCAACACCAACGACCTGCGCGGCAAGCTGCTGCGTATCCGCCCGCAGGCCAGCGGCGGTTACACGATCCCCACTGGCAACCTCTACGCCCAGGGCACCGCGCAGACCAAGCCGGAAATCTACGCGATGGGCTTCCGCAACCCGTTCCGCTTCTCGATCGACGCGGCCACCGGCTGGGTCTACCTGGCCGACTACGGGCCGGACCGCAACCCGCCCACCACCAACCGCGGCCCCGAGGGCCTGGTCGAACTCAACGTGATCAAGGCGCCCGGCAACTACGGCTGGCCGTTCTGCCACGGCGACAACCAGCCGTACGCGCCGTTCAACCCGGACACCGGCGTGGTCGGCGCGAAGTTCAACTGCTCCGCGCCTGTGAACAACTCGCCGAACAACACCGGCCTGACCAGCCTACGGCCCGTCGTCGCCCCCAACCTCTGGTACGGCTACGGCACCTCGCCGACCTTCCCTGAGCTCGGCTCGGGCGGCTCCGCACCGATGGGCGGCCCGGTCTACCGCTACGACGCGGCGAACCCGTCCGCCACGAAGTTCCCGCCCTACTACGACGGCGTGCACTTCTTCTACGAGTGGTCGCGCAGCTACATCAAGGAGGTGCACTTCGACTCCGCCACGGCGGTGACGCGCACCAACCCGTTCCTGCCGACTGCCCGGTTCAACAAGCCGATGGACATGGAGTTCGGCAAGGACGGGTCGCTCTACCTGCTGGAGTGGGGCACCAACTTCGGCGGCGGCAACAGCGACTCCGGGCTCTACCGGATCGACTACATCCAGGGCGGCCGGTCGCCGATCGCCAAGGCCACCGGTACGCCCACAAGCGGTAGCGCGCCGCTCACCGTCCAGTTCAGCAGCGCCGGCACGGCCGACCCGGACCCGGGCAACACGCTCAGCTACCAGTGGACGTTCGGCGACGGCACCACGTCCACGGCGGCGAACCCGTCGAAGGTGTACACCTCCAACGGCAACTACACGGCGCAGTTGAAGGTCACCGACAACACAGGTAAGACGGGCTTCGCCAACGTCCAGATCACCGTCGGCAACAGCGCTCCGGTGGTCACCATCACCACCCCGCCCAACGGAGGCATGCTCACCTTCGGCGACAAGGTGTCGTACCAGATCACCGTCACCGATCCCGACGGCGGAACTGTCGACTGCTCGAAGGTGGTCCTCAACCCGGCGCTCGGTCACGACGACCACGCCCACGAGACCACCGAGTATCCGGGTTGTTCGGGCACCATCTCCACCGACCTGCTCGGTGGGCACCCCGATGGCGCCAACTTGTTCTACGTGCTGAACGCCAGGTACACCGACAACGGCGGCGCGGGAGGCGCGGCCCCGCTCACCGGCACCGCGCAGGTGATCCTGCAACCCAAGCACAAGCAGGCCGAGTACTACAGCAGCCAGTCCGGTGTCCGGGTCGTCGAGCAGTCCGCCGCGGAGAGCGGCAAGCGTGTCGGCGACATCTCCAACAACGACTGGATCGCGTTCAACCCGATGAGCCTGTCGGGTATCACGAACGTCAGCTACCGGCTGTCGTCGCCGTCCGGTGGCGGCACCATCGAGCTGCGCGCCGGCTCGCCCACCGGCACGCTGCTGGCCACGACGACGGTGCCCAGCACCGGCGGCTGGGACAACTACCAGTCCACGGCTCCGGTGAGCGTCGCCGCCCTCGGCGGCACACAGACGCTCTACATGGTGTTCAAGGGCAGCGGCAACAACTGGTTCGATCTCGACGCGTACACCTTCGGAGGTGCCGGTGTCGGCGTTCCCGGCAGCGGCACCGGCGTGGCGGGAAAGACCTGGACGCTCACCGCGCAGCACAGCGGCAAGCTGATGGACGTCAGCGGCGTCTCCACCGCCGACGGCGCTCAGATCACCCAGTGGGCGGCCACCGGTGGCAACAACCAGAAGTGGCAGGCCGTCGACGCCGGGAGCGGCGCCGTCTATCTGAAGGCGGTGCACAGCGGTAAGTGCCTCGACATCGTCGGCGGGTCCACCGCACAGGGCGCTTTCCTGCAACAGAGCACGTGCTCGAACGCCAATCAGCAGAAGTTCCTCGTCACGGCCACGGCCACCACAGGTGTCTACACGGTCAAGAGCGTGCCGAGCGGGCTCTGCGTCGACGTGAACGGCGCTTCCACTGCCGACGGGGCGCGGCTGCTCCAGTGGGGTTGCCACACCGCCGCCAACCAGCAGTGGCGGTTCACAGCGGTATAA
- a CDS encoding zinc-dependent alcohol dehydrogenase, with protein sequence MKAVVYRGARDLAIEDHAPQAPGPGQVRIEVAYTGICGTDLHIFHGDMDARVGASAVLGHEMSGRIAAIGEGVTGWSVGQAVTVMPTRACGRCPACRRGDSHICHSMDFLGIDSPGAMQSSWTVPADLVLALPDDLPLDHAALVEPVAVAVHDVGRGRIVPGEQVVVVGGGPVGVLIAAVARDRGAQVLLVEPDGFRRSVAARIGIEAVDPGPTDVVALVNERTGGAGADVAFEVSGSAGGVGTAVDVLTTRGRLVLVAIHPQPRPVNLHRFFWRELELVGARLYQRADVAEAIRLVAAGVVPARELISRVLPVEDVTDAFVALEGGGGVLKVLLDWREEGR encoded by the coding sequence GTGAAGGCAGTTGTCTACCGGGGGGCACGGGACCTCGCCATCGAGGATCACGCCCCGCAGGCACCAGGTCCCGGGCAGGTACGGATCGAGGTGGCGTACACCGGGATCTGCGGCACGGACCTGCACATCTTCCACGGCGACATGGACGCGCGGGTGGGCGCCTCGGCGGTCCTCGGGCACGAGATGTCCGGCCGGATCGCCGCCATCGGTGAGGGTGTGACCGGTTGGTCGGTCGGGCAGGCGGTCACTGTGATGCCGACGCGCGCCTGCGGGCGCTGCCCGGCGTGCCGCCGGGGCGACTCGCACATCTGTCATTCAATGGATTTCCTTGGCATCGACTCGCCGGGTGCCATGCAGTCGTCGTGGACGGTCCCGGCGGATCTGGTGCTTGCGCTCCCCGACGACCTTCCACTTGACCACGCGGCACTCGTCGAGCCGGTGGCGGTGGCGGTGCACGACGTCGGCCGTGGGCGGATCGTGCCGGGCGAGCAGGTAGTGGTGGTGGGTGGCGGGCCGGTCGGAGTGCTCATCGCCGCAGTGGCCCGCGACCGTGGCGCGCAGGTACTGCTCGTCGAGCCGGACGGCTTCCGCCGGTCGGTGGCAGCCAGGATCGGGATCGAGGCCGTCGATCCGGGGCCGACCGACGTGGTGGCGCTTGTGAACGAGCGGACCGGCGGCGCGGGCGCGGACGTGGCGTTCGAGGTGTCCGGCTCGGCCGGCGGGGTCGGCACTGCCGTCGACGTGCTGACGACCCGTGGCCGGTTGGTGCTGGTGGCGATCCACCCGCAGCCACGTCCGGTGAATCTGCACCGGTTCTTCTGGCGTGAGTTGGAGTTGGTGGGTGCGCGGTTGTACCAGCGTGCGGATGTGGCCGAGGCGATCCGGCTCGTCGCGGCGGGGGTCGTGCCGGCCCGGGAGCTGATCTCCCGGGTGCTGCCGGTCGAGGATGTCACCGACGCGTTCGTGGCACTGGAGGGTGGCGGGGGCGTCCTCAAGGTGCTGCTGGACTGGCGGGAGGAGGGCCGATGA
- a CDS encoding SDR family oxidoreductase: protein MSALFDLSGRTALVTGARRGIGLAMAEALALAGADVIGVSAQLESEGSAVEQRVRAAGRRFTGFRTDLGDRAAVYRLVEDVAALGSVDILVNNGGTIARAPAVDHPDEMWDRVVQVNLSSQFVLSREIGRQMVDRGHGKVIFTASLLSFQGGINVASYTAAKSGLAGLTRALANEWAGRGVNVNAIAPGYIATDNTQALRDDPDRNEAILGRIPAGRWGRADDLAGAVVFLASPASDYVHGTVLPVDGGWLGR, encoded by the coding sequence ATGAGCGCGTTGTTCGACCTTTCCGGACGCACCGCGCTGGTGACCGGCGCCCGGCGGGGCATCGGCCTGGCGATGGCGGAGGCCCTGGCGCTCGCCGGTGCGGACGTCATCGGGGTGTCGGCGCAGTTGGAGTCCGAGGGCAGTGCGGTGGAGCAGCGGGTCCGGGCCGCTGGTCGCCGGTTCACCGGCTTCCGGACGGACCTGGGGGACCGCGCGGCGGTCTACCGGCTGGTCGAGGACGTCGCCGCGCTCGGCTCGGTGGACATCCTTGTCAACAACGGTGGGACGATCGCCCGCGCGCCGGCGGTGGATCACCCCGACGAGATGTGGGATCGGGTGGTGCAGGTGAACCTGTCCAGTCAGTTCGTGTTGAGCCGGGAGATCGGTCGGCAGATGGTCGACAGGGGCCACGGCAAGGTCATTTTCACCGCCTCGCTGCTCAGCTTCCAGGGCGGCATCAACGTGGCGAGCTACACCGCGGCGAAGTCCGGCCTGGCCGGGCTGACCAGGGCACTTGCCAACGAGTGGGCGGGTCGTGGGGTGAACGTCAACGCCATCGCGCCCGGCTACATCGCCACCGACAACACACAGGCGCTGCGCGACGACCCCGACCGCAACGAGGCCATCCTGGGCCGGATCCCGGCCGGCCGGTGGGGACGGGCCGACGACCTGGCCGGCGCCGTCGTCTTCCTGGCCTCCCCGGCCTCGGACTACGTGCACGGCACCGTCCTGCCCGTCGACGGCGGCTGGCTCGGCCGATGA
- a CDS encoding amidohydrolase family protein, which produces MIATQLAGRPGIVDAHHHLWIRARHPQPWIDPHTMAAIDNDFTAADLAPVARAAGVTETVVVQSIASVAETEHLLGVAADDPLIGGVVGWVDLSADDIDERIDRLRAARGGQRLVGIRDLVQSEPDPAYLDRRDVRRGIAAVGAADLTFDLLVRDRQLPAAIRLVRDLPEVPFVLDHLGKPALGQRSLGDWPDDLRALAAQPNVTAKLSGLVTEVDGPSWSAADLRPAVEHALDLFGPDRLMFGSDWPVCLLAISYTRWVEVLDELLEPLGDAERAAIWRDTARRSYRLGAP; this is translated from the coding sequence ATGATCGCGACGCAGCTGGCCGGACGACCCGGCATCGTCGACGCACACCACCACCTCTGGATCCGCGCCCGGCACCCGCAACCGTGGATCGACCCGCACACGATGGCCGCTATCGACAACGACTTCACCGCGGCTGACCTCGCCCCGGTGGCACGCGCCGCAGGAGTCACCGAAACGGTCGTCGTGCAGTCCATCGCGTCCGTGGCCGAGACCGAACACCTGCTGGGCGTCGCTGCCGACGACCCCCTGATCGGCGGTGTCGTCGGCTGGGTCGACCTCAGCGCCGACGACATCGACGAGCGCATCGACAGGCTCCGTGCCGCACGCGGCGGGCAGCGGCTGGTCGGCATCCGTGATCTGGTCCAGTCCGAGCCCGACCCCGCGTACCTCGACAGGCGTGACGTCCGGCGGGGCATCGCGGCGGTCGGCGCCGCCGACCTCACCTTCGACCTGCTGGTCCGCGACCGCCAGCTGCCCGCGGCCATCCGGCTCGTCCGCGACCTGCCCGAGGTGCCGTTCGTCCTCGACCATCTCGGCAAACCCGCGCTCGGGCAGCGGAGCCTCGGCGACTGGCCCGACGACCTGCGGGCGCTGGCCGCCCAGCCGAACGTCACGGCGAAGCTCTCCGGGCTCGTGACCGAGGTGGACGGGCCGTCCTGGTCGGCCGCGGACCTGCGGCCCGCCGTCGAGCACGCCCTCGACCTGTTCGGCCCGGACCGCCTCATGTTCGGCTCCGACTGGCCGGTGTGCCTGCTCGCCATCTCGTACACCAGGTGGGTCGAGGTGCTCGACGAGCTACTGGAACCACTCGGCGACGCCGAGCGCGCGGCGATCTGGCGGGACACCGCCCGCCGCTCCTACCGGCTGGGGGCGCCGTGA
- a CDS encoding ABC transporter permease: MSALSLLPARRPVPGVFVALALTLVIGWLVVLADGGQLFNPSTTVSLLHVAAGLGLVAVGQTLVILGGSLDLSVAYVISLSTLVGAEAMSGSDGAVLPAIGLALAVSAAVGLLNGLLVTKLRINAFIATLGVGLLLKGYLDNGYDGPAGETAPALVRTLGYQRVGPVPVSFLLLLVVTGAVWFALTRTRFGHHLVAVGGDPEVARLSGVRNDRVLVTAHVLCSLCAGLAGIYLASRLGSGAPRVGTEGLYDLESIAAVVLGGTALAGGRGGVLGTVGGVLLLASIDAIFNQLEVDAFFKQVIRGVIIIAAVAVYARRALRKAGS; encoded by the coding sequence GTGAGCGCCCTCTCGCTCCTGCCGGCTCGGCGTCCCGTTCCGGGTGTGTTCGTGGCGCTCGCCCTCACCCTCGTGATCGGCTGGTTGGTCGTCCTTGCCGACGGCGGTCAGCTCTTCAATCCGTCGACCACTGTGAGCCTGTTGCACGTCGCCGCCGGCCTGGGGCTTGTCGCCGTCGGCCAGACCCTTGTCATCCTCGGCGGTTCGCTCGACCTCTCGGTGGCGTACGTGATCAGCCTGAGCACCCTCGTCGGTGCGGAGGCGATGAGCGGCAGCGACGGCGCGGTGCTTCCGGCGATCGGGCTGGCGCTCGCTGTCAGCGCCGCTGTCGGGCTGCTCAACGGGCTGCTTGTCACGAAGCTGCGGATCAACGCGTTCATCGCGACCCTCGGCGTCGGGTTGCTGCTCAAGGGTTACCTCGACAACGGTTACGACGGGCCGGCGGGCGAGACCGCGCCGGCGCTCGTGCGAACGCTCGGTTACCAGCGCGTGGGGCCGGTGCCGGTGTCGTTCCTGCTCCTGCTCGTCGTGACCGGGGCGGTGTGGTTCGCGCTCACGCGTACCCGCTTCGGTCATCACCTGGTCGCCGTGGGCGGCGACCCGGAGGTGGCCCGGCTGTCCGGTGTCCGCAACGACCGTGTCCTCGTCACCGCCCATGTGCTGTGTTCGCTGTGCGCCGGCCTGGCAGGGATCTACCTCGCGAGCCGGCTCGGCTCGGGCGCACCGAGGGTCGGCACCGAGGGCCTCTACGACCTGGAGTCGATCGCGGCCGTGGTGCTCGGCGGCACGGCTCTGGCCGGCGGGCGTGGCGGTGTCCTCGGCACTGTCGGCGGTGTGCTGCTGCTCGCCAGCATCGACGCCATTTTCAACCAACTTGAGGTCGACGCCTTCTTCAAGCAGGTGATCCGGGGCGTCATCATCATCGCGGCGGTCGCCGTCTACGCCCGACGTGCTCTCCGAAAGGCGGGGTCCTAG
- a CDS encoding aldo/keto reductase, translating to MISRALPRRPAVHLTALGFGAAQGGNLYRGTSDDEFAAAVDAAWAAGIRYFDTAPHYGLGLSERRLGAALRSRPRDEYVVSTKVGRLLVPSPETAHQRDADGFDVPADHRRVWDFSRDGVLRSLEASLERTGLDRVDVVYLHDPDEHWEQAVTEAVPALVRLRDEGVIGAIGAGMNQSAMLARFVEETDVDVMMCAGRYTLLEQGALADLLPAAQACGVGVVIAGVYNSGLLARDRPPADAVYNYEQAPPELIERARQIADVCEAYGVTLPQAALAYVRQHQAVVSTVVGLRDVAQVTETLRRSEADVPNELWPALRAAGLLGTSTLS from the coding sequence GTGATCTCCCGGGCGCTGCCGCGCCGGCCGGCGGTCCACCTCACCGCCCTCGGCTTCGGCGCCGCCCAGGGCGGCAACCTGTACCGGGGGACCTCCGACGACGAGTTCGCCGCCGCCGTGGACGCTGCGTGGGCGGCGGGCATCCGATACTTCGACACCGCGCCGCACTACGGGCTCGGGCTGTCCGAGCGGCGCCTCGGCGCTGCCCTGCGGTCCCGCCCCCGCGACGAGTACGTGGTGTCGACGAAGGTGGGGCGGCTGCTCGTCCCGTCGCCGGAGACCGCACACCAGCGGGACGCCGACGGCTTCGACGTGCCGGCCGACCACCGACGGGTCTGGGACTTCAGCCGCGACGGCGTACTCCGGTCGTTGGAGGCCAGCCTGGAGCGCACCGGCCTGGACCGGGTCGACGTGGTCTACCTGCACGACCCCGACGAGCACTGGGAGCAGGCGGTCACCGAGGCCGTTCCGGCGCTGGTCCGGCTGCGCGACGAGGGCGTCATCGGCGCGATCGGCGCGGGCATGAACCAGTCGGCGATGCTTGCCCGGTTCGTCGAGGAGACCGATGTCGACGTCATGATGTGCGCCGGCCGGTACACACTGCTGGAGCAGGGCGCGCTTGCCGACCTCCTGCCCGCCGCGCAGGCCTGCGGGGTCGGCGTGGTGATCGCCGGGGTCTACAACTCGGGGCTGCTGGCCCGCGACCGGCCGCCGGCCGACGCTGTCTACAACTATGAGCAGGCCCCGCCGGAGCTGATCGAGCGTGCCCGGCAGATCGCCGACGTGTGCGAGGCCTACGGCGTGACCCTGCCGCAGGCGGCACTGGCGTACGTCCGCCAGCACCAGGCCGTCGTCTCGACCGTCGTCGGCCTGCGCGACGTGGCCCAGGTGACCGAGACCCTGCGCCGGTCCGAGGCCGACGTCCCGAACGAGCTCTGGCCGGCGTTGCGCGCGGCCGGGCTGCTCGGGACGTCGACACTTAGCTGA
- a CDS encoding ABC transporter permease, with translation MRIAERRALPLRIRTDGVVPISAILAVLLILVAAVQPDFLAPPSLMSFLGRSAPIILLAAGQYFVIVCGEFDLSVGSLVTAQVVVAARLIDSEPSRTWPVVVLLLVGGALVGLVNGLVTTVLRVPSFITTLGMFLILVGAVYLWSDGAPKGGLSEEFRRFGRRAIEDVPLLGRIPYALLVLVAVAVLAVLLMRSDFGRTLVAVGDNPRTAELSGVRVGRTKTIAFMLSGLVAAVAAILLGGYSGVSFQAGVGLEFGAITAVVLGGVVLGGGRGSVVGAMLGALTLETLFALMNFTGVSGALRSTVQGAIILLAVAVSALRSSSR, from the coding sequence GTGCGGATCGCCGAGCGCCGTGCACTGCCACTGCGGATCCGCACCGACGGGGTCGTGCCGATCTCCGCGATCCTCGCGGTGCTGCTGATCCTCGTCGCTGCGGTGCAGCCCGACTTCCTCGCGCCGCCGTCACTGATGTCGTTCCTCGGCCGGTCGGCGCCGATCATCCTGCTGGCCGCCGGTCAGTACTTCGTGATCGTCTGCGGGGAGTTCGACCTGTCCGTCGGGTCCCTGGTCACGGCGCAGGTAGTCGTCGCCGCCCGGCTCATCGACAGCGAGCCGTCCCGTACCTGGCCGGTGGTCGTGCTGCTGCTCGTCGGCGGTGCGCTCGTCGGGCTGGTCAACGGCCTGGTCACCACCGTGCTGCGAGTGCCGTCGTTCATCACCACCCTCGGCATGTTCCTGATCCTCGTCGGCGCTGTGTACCTGTGGTCCGACGGCGCACCCAAGGGCGGTCTCTCCGAGGAGTTCCGCCGCTTCGGCCGGCGGGCCATCGAGGACGTGCCGCTGCTGGGCCGGATCCCGTACGCCCTGCTCGTCCTGGTGGCCGTGGCCGTGCTCGCCGTGCTGCTGATGCGCTCCGACTTCGGCCGCACGCTTGTCGCCGTCGGCGACAACCCGCGCACCGCCGAGCTGAGCGGTGTACGGGTCGGGCGCACCAAGACGATCGCGTTCATGCTCAGTGGCCTCGTGGCGGCGGTCGCGGCGATCCTGCTCGGCGGCTACAGCGGCGTGTCGTTCCAGGCCGGCGTCGGCCTGGAGTTCGGGGCGATCACGGCCGTCGTGCTCGGCGGGGTCGTGCTCGGCGGCGGTCGCGGCTCGGTCGTCGGCGCCATGCTCGGCGCGTTGACCCTCGAGACGCTCTTCGCGCTCATGAACTTCACAGGCGTCTCCGGCGCCCTCAGATCAACCGTCCAGGGCGCGATCATCCTGCTTGCCGTGGCGGTCTCGGCCCTGCGTTCTTCCTCCAGATAA
- a CDS encoding sugar ABC transporter ATP-binding protein has translation MSDPRPAPLLALRGIGKSFLGVRVLDGVDLDVAPGEVHAVVGENGAGKSTLMKIVSGAYAPDEGAVEFDGQSRAFRGPRDAQRAGVGIIHQEFNLLPERTVAENVYLGHEPTRRGLVDRREMLDRTRRLLASIGETTLPADAPVGRLGVAQQQVVEIAKALALDARLLIMDEPTAALADHEVELLYGLVRRLQERGIGLLYVSHRLTEVFDLSSRITVLKDGRRVTTVDTAATTADELVRHMVGRELSSYYPARADPEDVGEVRLTVRDAGNRKLRGVTLDLRAGEVLGVGGLQGSGRSALARALFGVAPFTSGEVTLDGRPVRLRSARAAMRAGIAYVTEDRKGEGIVARQSVLDNALLASRAVFATRSGRAARTIKVRELLAAVQVRSAGDDQEIRFLSGGNQQKVVLARWLAIDPRILLFDEPTRGIDVGAKSAIHDLVRSLARDGAAVLMISSELPELLGMSDRIIVLRDGRVAGELPAGATEEDVVALAVGTVAEVVQ, from the coding sequence ATGTCAGACCCACGGCCGGCGCCGCTGCTCGCGCTGCGAGGCATCGGCAAATCGTTCCTCGGGGTCCGCGTCCTCGACGGTGTCGACCTCGATGTCGCGCCCGGCGAGGTGCACGCCGTCGTCGGCGAGAACGGCGCTGGCAAGTCGACCCTCATGAAGATCGTCTCTGGCGCGTACGCCCCGGACGAGGGCGCCGTCGAGTTCGACGGCCAGTCACGCGCCTTCCGTGGCCCGCGCGACGCGCAGCGGGCCGGCGTCGGCATCATCCACCAGGAGTTCAACCTGTTGCCGGAGCGGACGGTCGCCGAGAACGTCTACCTCGGGCACGAGCCGACCCGCCGTGGGCTTGTCGATCGCCGCGAGATGCTCGACCGCACCAGGCGACTGCTCGCCTCCATCGGGGAGACCACGTTGCCGGCCGACGCCCCTGTGGGGCGGCTCGGTGTCGCCCAACAGCAGGTCGTCGAGATCGCCAAGGCCCTCGCCCTGGACGCGCGGCTGCTCATCATGGACGAGCCGACGGCGGCCCTGGCCGACCACGAGGTCGAGTTGCTCTACGGGCTGGTGCGCCGGCTCCAGGAGCGGGGCATCGGCCTGCTGTACGTCTCGCACCGGCTCACCGAGGTCTTCGACCTGTCCAGCCGGATCACGGTCCTCAAGGACGGCCGTCGCGTCACCACTGTGGACACCGCAGCCACCACCGCTGACGAGCTGGTGCGGCACATGGTCGGCCGGGAGCTGTCCAGCTACTACCCGGCCCGGGCCGACCCCGAGGACGTCGGCGAGGTCCGGCTGACCGTCCGCGACGCGGGAAACCGGAAGCTGCGGGGCGTGACCCTCGACCTGCGTGCCGGCGAGGTCCTCGGCGTCGGTGGATTGCAGGGCTCCGGGCGGTCGGCGCTGGCCCGCGCGCTGTTCGGGGTGGCCCCGTTCACCAGCGGCGAGGTCACGCTCGACGGCCGACCGGTCCGGCTGCGCTCGGCGCGCGCCGCGATGCGGGCGGGCATCGCCTACGTCACCGAGGACCGCAAGGGGGAGGGGATCGTCGCCCGGCAGTCGGTGCTGGACAACGCGTTGCTGGCCAGCCGGGCCGTCTTCGCGACCCGATCCGGTCGTGCCGCACGGACGATCAAGGTCCGTGAGTTGCTCGCCGCCGTCCAGGTCCGCTCGGCCGGCGACGACCAGGAGATCAGGTTCCTCTCCGGCGGCAACCAGCAGAAGGTCGTCCTGGCCCGCTGGCTCGCGATCGACCCCCGGATCCTGCTGTTCGACGAACCGACCCGGGGCATCGACGTCGGCGCGAAGTCGGCCATCCACGACCTCGTGCGCAGTCTCGCCCGCGACGGCGCCGCCGTCCTGATGATCTCGTCGGAGCTGCCCGAGCTGCTCGGCATGAGCGACCGGATCATCGTCCTGCGGGACGGCCGCGTAGCGGGCGAGTTGCCCGCCGGTGCGACAGAGGAGGACGTCGTGGCCCTCGCGGTGGGCACCGTCGCCGAGGTGGTCCAGTGA